A stretch of the Medicago truncatula cultivar Jemalong A17 chromosome 5, MtrunA17r5.0-ANR, whole genome shotgun sequence genome encodes the following:
- the LOC11421065 gene encoding upstream activation factor subunit spp27, which produces MVSESELIDRLREFLRNSDLNTTTTSTVRRQLESDFGIDLSDRKSFIREQVDLFLQTVQQDDEPQNDAVEEEDADDKPEQSQEGSEEEDDNNEEEETPKRTRGSVKKTKNKKKERSNKSGDEVVKKKGGGGFCKICSLSPQLQEFVGAPEMARTEVVKQLWAYIREKDLQDPNNRRNIICDEPLRALFGVDTINMFQMNKVLAKHIWPLDSDDVIQVKSAPKEKPAPKEKPARKEKKKKQEREDDDLDEPKGKEKRQKVGSGKGFLAPLQLSDALAKFLGESELSRSDVIKRMWDYIKGNNLQDPSDKRQILCDEKLKELFDVDSFVGFTVTKLLAPHFIKAEQ; this is translated from the exons ATGGTATCCGAATCGGAACTCATCGACCGCCTCCGTGAGTTCCTCCGTAACTCCGACCTCAACACCACCACTACCTCCACCGTCCGCCGTCAGTTAGAATCCGATTTCGGTATCGATTTATCTGATAGGAAGTCTTTCATTCGAGAACAGGTCGACTTGTTCCTTCAAACCGTTCAACAAGACGATGAACCACAAAACGACGCcgtagaagaagaagatgctGATGATAAACCAGAACAAAGCCAAGAAGGTTCCgaggaagaagatgataatAATGAGGAAGAAGAAACACCGAAGCGTACCAGAGGTAGTGTGAAGAAGACgaagaacaagaagaaagaacg ATCTAACAAGTCAGGTGATGAGGTAGTAAAGAAAAAAGGTGGCGGCGGTTTTTGCAAAATATGTAGCCTGTCTCCGCAACTTCAGGAATTCGTTGGAGCACCAGAGATGGCCAGGACTGAG GTTGTTAAGCAATTGTGGGCCTATATTAGGGAGAAAGATTTGCAAGACCCAAACAATAGGAGAAATATCATTTGCGATGAACCGCTGCGTGCCCTTTTTGGTGTTGACACCATCAATATGTTCCAAATGAATAAAGTATTGGCAAAGCATATCTGGCCATTGGATTCAGATGATG TTATCCAGGTGAAGTCGGCACCAAAGGAAAAGCCGGCACCAAAGGAAAAGCCTGCACgaaaggaaaagaagaagaaacaagagaGAGAAGATGATG ATTTAGATGAGccgaaaggaaaggaaaaacgGCAGAAAGTAGGATCAGGAAAAGGTTTTCTTGCTCCACTTCAGCTATCTGATGCCCTTGCGAAGTTCCTTGGAGAAAGTGAATTATCAAGATCTGATGTCATTAAAAGAATGTGGGATTATATAAAAGGAAACAACCTTCAG GATCCTTCTGACAAGAGGCAAATATTATGCGATGAAAAGTTGAAAGAACTCTTTGATGTTGACTCCTTCGTTGGCTTTACCGTCACAAAACTGCTGGCACCTCATTTCATAAAGGCAGAGCAGTGA
- the LOC112421951 gene encoding protein MAINTENANCE OF MERISTEMS-like produces MVERWHQETSSFHLPVGEITITLDDVACLLDILVAGRLTHEEDLDHDHSVELLVTHLLFPMEDAIGQVSDFGASVTFTALKDRYDHLLNKCNHLLEENLSEEDEQELRRIRPACVKAFLLLLVGYMLFANKNNKTISLLWMLAIRDLANIDTWSWGAM; encoded by the coding sequence ATGGTTGAGAGATGGCATCAGGAGACCAGCAGCTTCCATCTGCCTGTTGGGGAGATAACCATCACACTGGATGATGTGGCTTGTCTCCTAGACATCCTCGTCGCTGGACGGCTCACTCACGAGGAGGATTTAGATCATGACCATTCTGTAGAACTGCTAGTGACTCACCTATTGTTTCCAATGGAGGACGCGATTGGGCAGGTGAGTGATTTTGGTGCCTCTGTCACTTTCACGGCCCTGAAGGACCGTTATGACCACCTGTTGAACAAGTGTAACCATTTGTTGGAGGAGAATTTATCAGAGGAGGATGAGCAGGAGCTGCGTCGTATTAGGCCCGCCTGTGTCAAGGCGTTCTTGTTGCTCTTGGTTGGCTACATGCTTTTTGccaacaagaacaacaaaaccATTAGTCTGTTGTGGATGCTTGCGATTCGAGATTTGGCTAACATAGACACTTGGTCATGGGGAGCGATGTGA
- the LOC11413484 gene encoding serine/threonine-protein kinase SRK2I, whose product MNPPPAMDMPIMHDSDRYDFVRDIGSGNFGVARLMRDKHTKELVAVKYIERGDKIDENVKREIINHRSLRHPNIVRFKEVILTPTHLAIVMEYASGGEMFDRISRAGRFTEDEARFFFQQLISGVSYCHSMQVCHRDLKLENTLLDGDPALHLKICDFGYSKSSVLHSQPKSTVGTPAYIAPEVLLKQEYDGKVADVWSCGVTLYVMLVGSYPFEDPDNPKDFRKTIQRVLSVQYSVPDFVQISPECREVISRIFVFDPAERITIPEILKNEWFLKNLPADLVNEKLTDNQFEEPDQPMQSMDTIMQIISEATVPAAGSYLDQFMPDNDTDDDMDDMDSDYELDVDSSGEIVYAI is encoded by the exons ATGAATCCTCCTCCGGCCATGGATATGCCGATCATGCACGACAGCGACCGTTACGATTTCGTTCGAGATATTGGATCAGGGAATTTCGGCGTTGCTAGACTCATGAGAGATAAACACACCAAAGAGCTTGTTGCTGTCAAATATATCGAACGCGGAGATAAG ATTGATGAAAATGTTAAGAGAGAAATAATCAATCATAGGTCTTTGAGACATCCTAATATTGTCAGGTTTAAGGAG GTCATTTTAACACCTACTCATCTGGCCATTGTAATGGAATATGCATCTGGAGGAGAAATGTTTGACAGAATCAGCAGAGCAGGACGTTTTACTGAGGATGAG GCTCGTTTCTTCTTTCAACAGCTGATATCCGGTGTCAGCTATTGTCATTCAATG CAAGTATGTCATCGGGATCTGAAGTTGGAAAACACTTTGTTGGATGGAGATCCAGCACTTCATTTGAAGATCTGTGATTTTGGATACTCCAAG TCTTCGGTTCTTCATTCACAACCAAAGTCAACTGTGGGAACTCCGGCTTATATTGCCCCAGAAGTACTGCTGAAGCAAGAGTATGATGGAAAG GTTGCAGATGTATGGTCATGTGGAGTAACCTTATACGTGATGCTTGTGGGATCATATCCTTTTGAAGATCCCGATAATCCAAAGGACTTCCGGAAGACAATTCAG AGGGTTCTCAGTGTCCAGTATTCCGTTCCAGACTTTGTTCAAATATCTCCTGAATGTCGTGAAGTTATATCAAGAATCTTTGTTTTTGACCCTGCAGAG AGAATCACCATTCCagaaatattgaaaaatgaatGGTTTCTGAAGAATCTTCCTGCTGACTTGGTGAATGAAAAGTTAACGGATAACCAATTTGAAGAGCCAGATCAGCCCATGCAGAGCATGGATACGATCATGCAGATCATTTCAGAAGCTACCGTACCAGCAGCTGGGAGCTATTTAGACCAGTTTATGCCTGATAATGATACGGATGATGATATGGATGATATGGACTCTGACTATGAACTTGATGTAGATAGTAGTGGGGAGATTGTATATGCcatataa
- the LOC11409421 gene encoding probable disease resistance protein At5g66900 — translation MADALSGAVMGEVVKKALQTIKKGREFGPTLERNIETLNNLAPLVKEIKVYNDFLDRPSEEIERLEKHIREGEELVRKSKKLTLWNFLSFPGYQGKLKKKDEGLQRHLSVNVQLENKKDLIKLVAKVDEISKIFEILMRKENLGQFDGSQIRGLCGAPEEPQCMGVDEPLNKLKIQLLKDGVSVLVLTGLGGSGKSTLAKKLCWNPQIKGKFGGNIFFVTVSKTPNLKNIVQTLFEHCGLRVPEFQTDEDAINRLGLLLRQVGRNPILLVLDDVWPGSEGLVERFKFQMPDYKILVTSRVAFRRFGTPYQLDPLDHDHAVSLFLHFAQSNDKMPDKNLVHEIVKACKGSPMALQVIAGSLRKQPFVTWQKMKERLKSQSILESNSTDLLCYLQQSLDMLEDIKEKECFMDMGLFPEDQRIPVTVLIDMWAELHGLDEDGTNAMAIVHDLITRNLISVIATRKVATETDMYYNNHYVMMHDLLRELAIHQSKGESFEQRKRLIIDLNGDNRPDWWIGPNQQGIISRVYSFIAGMFVKQKQLKVAARILSISTDESFSSDWCDMQPDEVEVLVLNLQSDQYSLPDFTDKMSKLKVLIVTNYGFHRSELIKFELLGFLSNLKRIRLEKVSVPCLSILKNLQKLSLHMCNTRDAFENYSIQISDAMPNLVELSIDYCNDLIKLPDGFSNITTLKKISITNCHKLSAIPQDIEKLENLEVLRLCSCSDLVEISESVSGLNKLRCFDISDCVSLSKLPNDIGDLKKLEKFYMKGCSNLSELPYSVINLGNVKHEIHVICDEEGAALWEHFPNIPNLKIDMPKVEINLNWLHGTRS, via the exons ATGGCGGATGCATTAAGTGGAGCTGTGATGGGAGAGGTGGTGAAGAAAGCTCTTCAAACAATCAAAAAGGGTCGAGAATTTGGTCCTACTCTGGAAAGGAACATAGAAACTTTGAACAATTTGGCTCCTTTGGTTAAAGAAATCAAAGTTTACAACGATTTCTTGGATCGACCAAGTGAAGAGATAGAAAGATTAGAGAAACACATAAGAGAAGGTGAAGAGCTTGTAAGAAAAAGTAAGAAGCTTACTTTATggaactttctttcttttccaggTTACCAAGGAAAgcttaagaagaaagatgaaggACTTCAGAGACATTTGTCTGTTAATGTTCAACTTGAGAATAAAAAAGATTTGATCAAGCTGGTGGCTAAGGTGGATGAAATTTCCAAGATTTTTGAGATTTTGATGAGAAAGGAGAATTTGGGTCAGTTTGATGGAAGTCAGATTAGGGGATTGTGTGGTGCTCCTGAAGAGCCTCAGTGTATGGGAGTTGATGAGCCTTTGAATAAGTTGAAGATTCAATTATTGAAAGATGGTGTTTCTGTACTTGTTTTGACTGGTTTAGGTGGATCTGGTAAAAGCACTCTTGCTAAGAAGCTTTGTTGGAATCCACAAATCAAAG gCAAGTTTGGTGGAAACATCTTCTTTGTTACCGTCTCAAAAACTCCCAACTTGAAGAACATTGTACAAACGCTATTCGAACACTGTGGGCTTCGGGTGCCTGAGTTTCAAACTGATGAAGACGCCATTAACCGGTTGGGACTTCTGCTGAGGCAAGTTGGGAGAAATCCAATATTATTAGTCTTGGATGATGTTTGGCCTGGCTCAGAAGGCCTTGTTGAGAGGTTCAAATTCCAAATGCCAGATTATAAGATTTTGGTGACTTCAAGGGTTGCATTTAGAAGATTTGGCACCCCATACCAGTTAGATCCacttgaccatgatcatgcagTGTCCCTTTTCCTTCACTTTGCTCAATCCAATGACAAAATGCCTGATAAAAATCTTGTCCATGAG ATAGTGAAAGCCTGTAAGGGTTCACCGATGGCGCTTCAGGTCATTGCGGGATCACTTCGTAAGCAGCCTTTTGTAACGTGGCAAAAAATGAAGGAGCGTTTAAAGAGTCAATCCATTCTTGAGTCTAATAGCACTGACTTGCTATGTTACCTTCAACAAAGTTTGGATATGTTAGAAGATATCAAGGAGAAGGAGTGCTTCATGGATATGGGACTATTTCCAGAAGACCAGAGGATCCCTGTTACTGTCCTCATTGATATGTGGGCAGAATTGCATGGCCTAGATGAAGATGGTACAAATGCAATGGCCATTGTCCATGATTTAATCACCAGAAATTTGATTAGTGTCATAGCTACAAG GAAAGTTGCAACAGAAACAGACATGTACTACAATAACCACTATGTCATGATGCATGATCTTCTCAGAGAACTGGCAATCCATCAAAGCAAAGGGGAATCATTTGAACAGAGAAAAAGACTGATCATTGACTTGAATGGAGATAACCGTCCTGATTGGTGGATAGGACCAAATCAGCAAGGAATCATTAGTCGAGTGTACTCATTCATCGCCGGAATGTTCGTAAAACAGAAACAACTAAAGGTTGCTGCCCGGATACTGTCTATTTCAACTG ATGAATCATTTTCTTCTGATTGGTGTGATATGCAACCTGATGAAGTTGAGGTTCTGGTTTTGAATCTTCAGTCTGACCAGTACTCATTACCGGATTTCACAGACAAAATGAGCAAACTGAAAGTTTTAATAGTAACAAATTATGGTTTCCATCGTTCTGAGTTAATCAAGTTTGAGCTACTTGGGTTTTTATCAAACTTGAAAAGAATAAGGTTGGAGAAGGTGTCAGTCCCTTGCCTAAGCATATTGAAGAATCTGCAAAAATTATCCCTTCATATGTGCAATACAAGGGATGCTTTTGAAAACTATTCTATCCAAATTTCAGATGCTATGCCAAATCTAGTGGAGTTGAGCATTGACTATTGTAATGATTTGATTAAATTGCCCGATGGATTCTCTAACATTACTACATTGAAGAAGATAAGTATCACAAACTGTCACAAGCTTTCTGCAATTCCTCAAGATATTGAGAAGTTGGAGAATTTGGAAGTGCTAAGGCTTTGTTCCTGTTCTGATTTAGTAGAGATCTCAGAATCTGTCAGTGGCCTTAACAAGCTACGATGTTTTGACATCTCAGACTGTGTGAGTCTTTCAAAATTACCGAACGATATCGGTGACTTGAAAAAGCTTGAGAAGTTCTACATGAAGGGTTGCTCAAACTTGAGTGAACTTCCTTATTCTGTCATCAATTTGGGGAATGTAAAGCATGAAATACATGTGATCTGTGATGAAGAAGGTGCTGCCTTATGGGAACATTTTCCCAACATTCCCAATCTGAAGATAGATATGCCTAAAGTCGAGATTAACTTAAATTGGCTTCATGGAACTCGTTCCTAA
- the LOC11407376 gene encoding probable disease resistance protein At5g66900 isoform X3 has protein sequence MADPLSGIVVGKIVNQTFETVKNARDFGPTLEKSIETSKALDPLVEQIKGYNYSLGRPREEIERLEKYTDNKELIRKSKKLSLNLWKFLLFSGQRAKLLKQYEAFQRYLSLVQVENKRDLMEVLTHLKGNQVNQIRGLYGAPQEPEFIGMVKQFNELKVELMKDGASVLVLTGLGGSGKFGGNIFFVTISETPILKSIVKTLFEYCKHPVHDFINDEDAINRLGNLLREVGKNPILLVLDDVWPGSESLVEKFKFKLPDYKILVTSRVGFRRFDTLCQLSPLDHDPAVSLFCHYAKLNHSSSYMLDRDLVDEIVEACKGSPLVLKVIAGSLRNQPFEKWLDMKKRLNSQSILDSNSTDLLCRLQQSLDMLEDINEKECFLDMGLFPEDQRIPVTVLIDIWAEMYDLDEDGIKAMVIIHDLITRNFINVIATRQVATKTDMYYNNHYVMLHDLLRELAIHQSKGEPFEQRKRLIIDLKGDTRPDWWVVPNQQGIISNWYSFITGMLVKQKQLKVAARILCISTDEIFSSDWCDMQPDKAEVLVLNLRSDQYSLPDFTKKMRKLKVLIVTNYGFSRSELTKFELLGSLSNLKRIRLEKVSVPCLCILKNLRKLSLHMCSTNNAFESCSIQISDAMPNLVELSIDYCNDLIKLPGEFCKITTLKKLSITNCHKFSAMPQDIGKLVNLEVLRLCSCSDLKEIPESVADLNKLRCLDISDCVTLHILPNNIGNLQKLEKLYMKGCSNLSELPDSVINFGNLKHEMQVICDEEGSALWEHLSNIPKLKIYMPKVEHNLIWLHGIRS, from the exons ATGGCGGATCCATTAAGTGGGATTGTGGTGGGAAAGATTGtgaatcaaacttttgaaacAGTAAAAAATGCTCGAGATTTTGGCCCCACTCTCGAAAAGAGCATAGAAACTTCCAAGGCTTTGGATCCTTTGGTTGAACAGATAAAAGGTTACAACTATTCGTTGGGTCGACCAAGAGAAGAGATAGAAAGATTAGAGAAATATACAGACAATAAAGAGCTTATAAGAAAAAGCAAGAAGCTTAGTCTTAATCTATGGaagtttcttcttttttctggTCAACGAGCAAAGCTTCTGAAGCAATATGAGGCTTTTCAGAGATATTTGTCCCTTGTGCAAGTTGAAAATAAAAGGGATTTGATGGAGGTGTTGACTCATCTGAAAGGTAATCAGGTGAATCAAATTAGAGGTTTGTATGGTGCTCCTCAAGAGCCTGAATTTATTGGAATGGTTAAGCAATTTAATGAGTTGAAGGTTGAATTGATGAAGGATGGTGCTTCTGTGCTTGTTTTGACTGGTTTGGGTGGATCTG gCAAGTTTGGTGGAAACATCTTCTTTGTTACCATCTCAGAAACTCCCATCTTAAAAAGCATTGTCAAGACACTATTTGAATATTGCAAACATCCGGTGCATGACTTTATAAACGACGAAGATGCAATTAACCGATTGGGAAATCTACTGAGGGAAGTTGGGAAAAATCCAATATTATTAGTCTTGGATGATGTTTGGCCTGGCTCAGAAAGCCTTGTGGAGAAGTTCAAATTTAAATTGCCAGATTATAAGATTTTGGTGACTTCAAGGGTTGGATTTAGAAGATTTGACACCCTGTGCCAGTTGAGTCCACTTGATCATGATCCTGCAGTGTCCCTTTTCTGTCACTATGCTAAATTGAATCACAGCAGCTCATACATGCTGGATAGAGATCTTGTTGATGAG ATAGTGGAAGCTTGTAAGGGTTCACCGTTGGTGCTAAAGGTCATTGCTGGATCACTTCGTAATCAGCCTTTTGAGAAGTGGCTAGATATGAAGAAACGTTTAAATAGTCAATCCATTCTTGATTCTAATAGTACTGACTTGCTTTGTCGCCTTCAACAAAGTTTGGATATGTTGGAGGATATCAATGAGAAGGAGTGCTTCCTGGATATGGGACTATTTCCTGAAGACCAGAGGATCCCTGTTACTGTCCTCATTGATATATGGGCAGAAATGTATGACCTAGATGAAGATGGTATTAAAGCGATGGTCATCATCCACGATTTAATTACCAGGAATTTTATTAATGTCATAGCTACAAG GCAAGTTGCAACAAAAACAGACATGTACTACAATAACCACTATGTCATGCTGCATGATCTCCTTAGAGAATTAGCAATCCATCAAAGCAAAGGGGAACCATTTGAACAGAGAAAAAGACTGATCATTGACTTAAAGGGAGATACTCGTCCTGATTGGTGGGTTGTACCGAATCAGCAAGGAATCATTAGTAATTGGTACTCATTCATTACCGGAATGTTGGTAAAACAGAAACAACTAAAGGTTGCTGCCCGGATATTGTGTATATCAACTG ATGAAATTTTTTCTTCGGATTGGTGTGATATGCAACCTGACAAGGCTGAGGTTCTGGTTTTGAATCTTCGATCTGACCAGTACTCATTGCCGGATTTCACAAAGAAAATGAGGAAACTGAAAGTTTTGATAGTCACAAATTATGGTTTCAGTCGTTCTGAATTAACCAAGTTTGAGCTACTTGGTTCTTTATCAAACTTGAAAAGAATAAGGTTGGAGAAAGTTTCAGTCCCTTGCCTATGCATATTGAAGAATCTGCGAAAGTTATCCCTTCATATGTGCAGTACAAATAATGCTTTTGAAAGCTGTTCTATCCAAATTTCAGATGCTATGCCAAATCTAGTGGAGTTGAGCATTGACTATTGTAACGATTTGATTAAACTGCCTGgtgaattttgtaaaattaccACATTGAAGAAGCTCAGTATCACAAACTGCCACAAGTTTTCTGCAATGCCTCAAGATATTGGGAAGTTGGTGAATTTGGAAGTGCTAAGGCTTTGTTCCTGTTCTGATTTAAAAGAGATTCCAGAATCCGTTGCAGACCTTAACAAACTACGTTGTCTCGACATCTCAGACTGTGTGACTCTTCACATATTACCAAATAATATTGGGAACTTGCAAAAGCTTGAGAAGCTCTACATGAAGGGTTGCTCAAACTTGAGTGAGTTGCCTGATTCTGTGATCAATTTTGGAAACTTAAAGCATGAAATGCAAGTGATCTGTGATGAAGAAGGTTCTGCCTTATGGGAACATCTTTCCAACATTCCAAAGCTAAAGATATATATGCCTAAAGTAGAGCATAACTTAATTTGGCTTCATGGAATTCGTTCCTGA
- the LOC11407376 gene encoding probable disease resistance protein At5g66900 isoform X2, producing MADPLSGIVVGKIVNQTFETVKNARDFGPTLEKSIETSKALDPLVEQIKGYNYSLGRPREEIERLEKYTDNKELIRKSKKLSLNLWKFLLFSGQRAKLLKQYEAFQRYLSLVQVENKRDLMEVLTHLKGNQVNQIRGLYGAPQEPEFIGMVKQFNELKVELMKDGASVLVLTGLGGSGKTTLAKKLCCDPLIKRKFGGNIFFVTISETPILKSIVKTLFEYCKHPVHDFINDEDAINRLGNLLREVGKNPILLVLDDVWPGSESLVEKFKFKLPDYKILVTSRVGFRRFDTLCQLSPLDHDPAVSLFCHYAKLNHSSSYMLDRDLVDEIVEACKGSPLVLKVIAGSLRNQPFEKWLDMKKRLNSQSILDSNSTDLLCRLQQSLDMLEDINEKECFLDMGLFPEDQRIPVTVLIDIWAEMYDLDEDGIKAMVIIHDLITRNFINVIATRQVATKTDMYYNNHYVMLHDLLRELAIHQSKGEPFEQRKRLIIDLKGDTRPDWWVVPNQQGIISNWYSFITGMLVKQKQLKVAARILCISTDEIFSSDWCDMQPDKAEVLVLNLRSDQYSLPDFTKKMRKLKVLIVTNYGFSRSELTKFELLGSLSNLKRIRLEKVSVPCLCILKNLRKLSLHMCSTNNAFESCSIQISDAMPNLVELSIDYCNDLIKLPGEFCKITTLKKLSITNCHKFSAMPQDIGKLVNLEVLRLCSCSDLKEIPESVADLNKLRCLDISDCVTLHILPNNIGNLQKLEKLYMKGCSNLSELPDSVINFGNLKHEMQVICDEEGSALWEHLSNIPKLKIYMPKVEHNLIWLHGIRS from the exons ATGGCGGATCCATTAAGTGGGATTGTGGTGGGAAAGATTGtgaatcaaacttttgaaacAGTAAAAAATGCTCGAGATTTTGGCCCCACTCTCGAAAAGAGCATAGAAACTTCCAAGGCTTTGGATCCTTTGGTTGAACAGATAAAAGGTTACAACTATTCGTTGGGTCGACCAAGAGAAGAGATAGAAAGATTAGAGAAATATACAGACAATAAAGAGCTTATAAGAAAAAGCAAGAAGCTTAGTCTTAATCTATGGaagtttcttcttttttctggTCAACGAGCAAAGCTTCTGAAGCAATATGAGGCTTTTCAGAGATATTTGTCCCTTGTGCAAGTTGAAAATAAAAGGGATTTGATGGAGGTGTTGACTCATCTGAAAGGTAATCAGGTGAATCAAATTAGAGGTTTGTATGGTGCTCCTCAAGAGCCTGAATTTATTGGAATGGTTAAGCAATTTAATGAGTTGAAGGTTGAATTGATGAAGGATGGTGCTTCTGTGCTTGTTTTGACTGGTTTGGGTGGATCTGGTAAAACCACTCTTGCTAAGAAGCTCTGTTGTGATCCACTAATCAAAC gCAAGTTTGGTGGAAACATCTTCTTTGTTACCATCTCAGAAACTCCCATCTTAAAAAGCATTGTCAAGACACTATTTGAATATTGCAAACATCCGGTGCATGACTTTATAAACGACGAAGATGCAATTAACCGATTGGGAAATCTACTGAGGGAAGTTGGGAAAAATCCAATATTATTAGTCTTGGATGATGTTTGGCCTGGCTCAGAAAGCCTTGTGGAGAAGTTCAAATTTAAATTGCCAGATTATAAGATTTTGGTGACTTCAAGGGTTGGATTTAGAAGATTTGACACCCTGTGCCAGTTGAGTCCACTTGATCATGATCCTGCAGTGTCCCTTTTCTGTCACTATGCTAAATTGAATCACAGCAGCTCATACATGCTGGATAGAGATCTTGTTGATGAG ATAGTGGAAGCTTGTAAGGGTTCACCGTTGGTGCTAAAGGTCATTGCTGGATCACTTCGTAATCAGCCTTTTGAGAAGTGGCTAGATATGAAGAAACGTTTAAATAGTCAATCCATTCTTGATTCTAATAGTACTGACTTGCTTTGTCGCCTTCAACAAAGTTTGGATATGTTGGAGGATATCAATGAGAAGGAGTGCTTCCTGGATATGGGACTATTTCCTGAAGACCAGAGGATCCCTGTTACTGTCCTCATTGATATATGGGCAGAAATGTATGACCTAGATGAAGATGGTATTAAAGCGATGGTCATCATCCACGATTTAATTACCAGGAATTTTATTAATGTCATAGCTACAAG GCAAGTTGCAACAAAAACAGACATGTACTACAATAACCACTATGTCATGCTGCATGATCTCCTTAGAGAATTAGCAATCCATCAAAGCAAAGGGGAACCATTTGAACAGAGAAAAAGACTGATCATTGACTTAAAGGGAGATACTCGTCCTGATTGGTGGGTTGTACCGAATCAGCAAGGAATCATTAGTAATTGGTACTCATTCATTACCGGAATGTTGGTAAAACAGAAACAACTAAAGGTTGCTGCCCGGATATTGTGTATATCAACTG ATGAAATTTTTTCTTCGGATTGGTGTGATATGCAACCTGACAAGGCTGAGGTTCTGGTTTTGAATCTTCGATCTGACCAGTACTCATTGCCGGATTTCACAAAGAAAATGAGGAAACTGAAAGTTTTGATAGTCACAAATTATGGTTTCAGTCGTTCTGAATTAACCAAGTTTGAGCTACTTGGTTCTTTATCAAACTTGAAAAGAATAAGGTTGGAGAAAGTTTCAGTCCCTTGCCTATGCATATTGAAGAATCTGCGAAAGTTATCCCTTCATATGTGCAGTACAAATAATGCTTTTGAAAGCTGTTCTATCCAAATTTCAGATGCTATGCCAAATCTAGTGGAGTTGAGCATTGACTATTGTAACGATTTGATTAAACTGCCTGgtgaattttgtaaaattaccACATTGAAGAAGCTCAGTATCACAAACTGCCACAAGTTTTCTGCAATGCCTCAAGATATTGGGAAGTTGGTGAATTTGGAAGTGCTAAGGCTTTGTTCCTGTTCTGATTTAAAAGAGATTCCAGAATCCGTTGCAGACCTTAACAAACTACGTTGTCTCGACATCTCAGACTGTGTGACTCTTCACATATTACCAAATAATATTGGGAACTTGCAAAAGCTTGAGAAGCTCTACATGAAGGGTTGCTCAAACTTGAGTGAGTTGCCTGATTCTGTGATCAATTTTGGAAACTTAAAGCATGAAATGCAAGTGATCTGTGATGAAGAAGGTTCTGCCTTATGGGAACATCTTTCCAACATTCCAAAGCTAAAGATATATATGCCTAAAGTAGAGCATAACTTAATTTGGCTTCATGGAATTCGTTCCTGA